In a genomic window of Meriones unguiculatus strain TT.TT164.6M chromosome 8, Bangor_MerUng_6.1, whole genome shotgun sequence:
- the LOC110566069 gene encoding ficolin-2, with the protein MALGPAALFILTLYIKDLTTHGADTCPEVKVLDLEGSNKLAILRGCPGIPGDLGPKGEAGAKGDRGESGLPGHPGKAGPTGPKGNQGEKGVKGEKGDTGPSQSCAKGPRACKELLTQGYSLTGWYTIYLPDCRPLTVLCDMDTDGGGWTVFQRRLDGSVDFFRDWASYKRGFGSQLGEFWLGNDNIHALTTQGTRELRVDLTDFDGNHNFAKYRSFQLQGEEEKYKLILGDFVGGGAGDSLTSHKNQVFSTKDQDNDKAASSCALAYRGGWWYTGCHTANLNGLYLGGPHKSYANGVNWSTWRGYNYSYKVSEMKMRLI; encoded by the exons ATGGCCCTGGGACCTGCTGCACTGTTCATCTTGACTCTATACATCAAAGACCTGACCACACATGGTGCTGACACCTGCCCAG AAGTGAAGGTCCTGGATCTGGAGGGCTCCAACAAGCTCGCCATCCTTCGAGGCTGCCCTGGTATTCCTGGAGATCTAggacccaagggagaagcaggtgCCAAAGGAGATAGAG GAGAGAGTGGCCTCCCTGGACATCCTGGGAAGGCAGGACCTACTGGACCCAAAG GAAACCAAGGAGAGAAGGgagtaaaaggagagaaag GAGACACCGGGCCATCTCAGTCCTGTGCTAAAG GACCTCGGGCCTGCAAAGAATTGCTCACCCAGGGCTACTCTCTTACTGGCTGGTACACCATCTACCTGCCAGACTGCAGGCCCCTCACTGTGCTGTGTGACATGGACACGGATGGTGGGGGCTGGACC GTCTTCCAGAGGAGGCTCGATGGTTCTGTGGACTTCTTTCGGGACTGGGCCTCATACAAGCGGGGCTTCGGCAGTCAGCTGGGGGAGTTCTGGCTGGGGAACGACAACATCCATGCTCTAACCACCCAGG GAACCAGGGAGCTGAGGGTGGATCTCACAGACTTCGACGGCAATCATAACTTTGCCAAGTACCGCtccttccagctccagggagaggaggagaaatacAAGCTTATCCTAGGAGACTTTGTCGGAGGTGGTGCTG GTGACTCCCTGACTTCCCACAAAAACCAAGTCTTCTCCACCAAAGACCAAGACAACGACAAGGCTGCTTCCAGCTGTGCACTGGCTTACCGTGGAGGCTGGTGGTACACAGGGTGTCACACTGCCAACCTGAATGGCCTCTACCTCGGGGGTCCCCATAAGAGCTATGCGAATGGTGTCAACTGGAGTACATGGAGAGGGTACAACTACAGCTACAAGGTTTCTGAGATGAAGATGCGCCTCATCTAG